The genomic stretch CATGGCGACGATCCGGTCGGCAAGCGTCATCGCCTCGATCTGGTCGTGGGTCACATAGATCGAGGTGGCGCCGATATTCTTGTGGAGCTGCTTGATTTCGGCGCGCATCTGTTCGCGCAGGCGCGCGTCCAGGTTCGACAGCGGCTCGTCGAACAGGAAGGCCTTCGGCTCTCGCACGATGGCGCGCCCCATGGCGACGCGCTGGCGCTGGCCGCCGGACAGCGCGCGCGGGCGGCGTTCGAGCAGCGGATCGAGGCCGAGGATCGTCGCCGCCCTGCCGACCACGGCCTTGATGGTTTCGCGCGGCGTTCGGCGCAGGCGCAGGCTGTAGCTCATATTGTCGGCGACGCTCATATGCGGATAAAGCGCGTAGGACTGGAACACCATCGCGATATCGCGATCCTTGGGCGCCAGGTCGTTGACCCGCCTGCCGGCAATGGCGATATCGCCGCCGGTGATCTCCTCAAGCCCGGCAATCATGCGCAACAACGTCGACTTTCCGCAGCCCGAGGGGCCGACCAGAACCACAAACTCACCGTCTTCGATGTTGAGGTCGACGCCGTGCAGCACCGGGGTCCTGCCATAGCTCTTGCGCACGTCCGAGATATCGATGGAAGCCATTTGGAAATCCTTTCAGCCTTTGACGGCGCCGGCAGTGAGGCCTTTGACGAGATAGCGCTGGATAGCCAGGAAGAAGATGCAGGCGGGAATGAGCGCGAGCACGCCGGCGGCCATCATCTGACCGAAGTCGACGGAGAACTTGGACACGAAGGTGAGGAGGCCGACCGGAAAGGTCGCCGCGCTGTTGCCCGAAATCAGCATCAGGGCAAACAGGAGCTCGCTCCAGGCTGCGGTGAAGACGAAACCGAGCGTGGCGGCAATGCCCGGCAGGGTGAGCGGCAGGATGATCTGGCGGAACGCCTTGAACCGCGTCGCCCCGTCGATCATCGCCGCTTCCTCGAGATCCTTGGGAATGCCATCGAAGAAGGATTGCATCAGGAAGGTGGCGAAGGGCACGTTGAAGGCGGTGTAGACGATGATGAGGCCCGCCAGCGTGTCGGTCAGCCCGAGCGGCGACAGAAGCTTGAAAATCGGCGCCACCAGCATGACCAGAGGAAACATCTGGGTGATCAGCATCAGCGCCACGATCCAGTATTTGGTCTTGAAGGCAAAGCGCGACAGCGCGTAGCCGGCGAGCGAGGCAACGATGGTGACGGCGATCGCCGTGGAGCCCGAAACGATGACGCTGTTTCTGAAGAACAGCGGGAAATCGGAATGACGCAGCACGAAGTCGAAATGTTCGAACGTCATGCGCGATGGCCACATCCGGACCCCTTCGCTGTAAAGCAGCCTGTTGGGCGTTACCGCCACTTTCAACAGCCAGTAGAGCGGGAACAGCGCAAAGGCGACATAGGCGAGGATTGCGAGGCGGTGGGCTGCCGTGAGGGCTATTCTTTTCGGTCGCATCGTCTCAGCCCTTGTTCAGCAATGTCTGGCGCAAAAGGATGATCAGCAGGGCATAGGCCAGAAGCAGCACCAGCAGCACGAGCGCAATCGCCGAGGCATAGCCGAAATCGAGCTTGCGGAAGGCCTGGGTGAAGATGTAGCTCGCGACGATCTGCGTCCGGTTGGCCGGCCCGCCGGATGTCATCACCACGATCAGATCGGCGAAGTTGGCGATCCAGACCGTGCGCAGCAGGATGGTGATCGCCATGGTCGGCGCCAGAAACGGCAGGGTGATGGACAGGAACCGCTGCACCGGGCCGGCGCCGTCAATGGCCGCCGCCTCGTAGAGGTCGCGCGGGATCGACTGGAGCGCCGCCAGCATGGTGATGGCGAAGAAGGGGATGCCCCACCAGACATTGGCGGCGATCGGTCCCCACATGGCAAGGGCGGGGTCGGAGAGGATGTTTTCCGGTTCGGCCATCAGGCCGAGCGCGTGAAACCAGTGCGGCAGCGGACCGATGACCGGATTGAAGAGCCAGGCCCAGTTGAGGCCGGCGAGAAAGGTGGGCACGGCCCAGGGCAGGAAGACCAGCGCCTGAACCAGGCCGCGTCCGTAAAACGGCTTGTCGAGCAGGAGCGCCAGGATGAGACCGAGGACAAACTGCAGGAAAACGGATGCTCCGGTCCACCACAGCGTGTTGCCGAGCGCACGACGAAAGGCCTTGTCCCCGGCAAGCGCGTGGAAGTGATCAAGCCCGATGAAGCCGCCCGAAAACGGATTGAGAAGCTGGATATCGCGGAAGGCATAGGAAATGCCCACGACAAGCGGAACCAGGATCACCGCGGCGATCAGAAAGAGCGCCGGAGCGCTGTAGAGATAGGGCTCGAAAAACGCGCTTGCCCGCTTCGCCAGTGGCTTTCTGGCACGGTTGTCCACCGCGTCGGTCATCGTCTGTCCTTTGAATGATCGAAGAAAGGCGCCAGCCGGCTGCGGTCTCCCGCAGCCGGCCGCACGGATACGTTATCTGGCGAGGTGCTTCTTCTGCGCCTTGGTCAGGTAGTCGGCCCACTCATCGGCCATTTCCTGCGCGGTGATTTCGCCGAGCAGGGCCTGCTGCGAGGTCGAGATGGACAGCGAATCCTTGAAGAAGCCGAATTCCTCGAGATAGGTCGGCATCACGGTCGGCACGGCATCCGGGTCGTTCAGCTCCTCGAACCAGCCGGCAAACTGAGGGCTGTCATAGAAGGGGTCCTCCTCGGCTGCCCTCTGCACGGGAAGCGCGCCGGTGCGC from Martelella sp. AD-3 encodes the following:
- a CDS encoding ABC transporter ATP-binding protein, with translation MASIDISDVRKSYGRTPVLHGVDLNIEDGEFVVLVGPSGCGKSTLLRMIAGLEEITGGDIAIAGRRVNDLAPKDRDIAMVFQSYALYPHMSVADNMSYSLRLRRTPRETIKAVVGRAATILGLDPLLERRPRALSGGQRQRVAMGRAIVREPKAFLFDEPLSNLDARLREQMRAEIKQLHKNIGATSIYVTHDQIEAMTLADRIVAMNGGIVQQVGSPLDLYDRPVNRFVAGFIGSPGMNFLEGQLRLKESGPVLALDRGVEVALPVRPGMEDGSAMTLGIRPEHVVRSAESAAVTAETQLIEPTGFGIIVHLDVGGQDLKMFTQDRAALRFDGEITVSLPPDRLHFFDRDGDRV
- a CDS encoding carbohydrate ABC transporter permease, which translates into the protein MRPKRIALTAAHRLAILAYVAFALFPLYWLLKVAVTPNRLLYSEGVRMWPSRMTFEHFDFVLRHSDFPLFFRNSVIVSGSTAIAVTIVASLAGYALSRFAFKTKYWIVALMLITQMFPLVMLVAPIFKLLSPLGLTDTLAGLIIVYTAFNVPFATFLMQSFFDGIPKDLEEAAMIDGATRFKAFRQIILPLTLPGIAATLGFVFTAAWSELLFALMLISGNSAATFPVGLLTFVSKFSVDFGQMMAAGVLALIPACIFFLAIQRYLVKGLTAGAVKG
- a CDS encoding carbohydrate ABC transporter permease → MTDAVDNRARKPLAKRASAFFEPYLYSAPALFLIAAVILVPLVVGISYAFRDIQLLNPFSGGFIGLDHFHALAGDKAFRRALGNTLWWTGASVFLQFVLGLILALLLDKPFYGRGLVQALVFLPWAVPTFLAGLNWAWLFNPVIGPLPHWFHALGLMAEPENILSDPALAMWGPIAANVWWGIPFFAITMLAALQSIPRDLYEAAAIDGAGPVQRFLSITLPFLAPTMAITILLRTVWIANFADLIVVMTSGGPANRTQIVASYIFTQAFRKLDFGYASAIALVLLVLLLAYALLIILLRQTLLNKG